A part of Myxococcus landrumus genomic DNA contains:
- a CDS encoding DUF2169 family type VI secretion system accessory protein codes for MWALKNRTAYAAERNWTRDKGGVHWWLVAVKATFNFAPGGRLMLADEQPPPVLMPEYFGEPGLSSLRFDSELLAAKPSTDVLIVAHAHAPQGKPAPTVPVALRIGQLQKILLVHGDRTYSRGLTGVATTRPQLFTRRPIRYEFAFGGCDLSDPDPKKHCIDERNPIGRGFARRIAHIVGKPAHTIEYPSGEPAANGPAGFGPIDPSWLPRRKLAGTYDARWEQLKKPLLPDDFDPAFALSAPTDQRLHKPLVGGERVELVNMTPEGVLRFDLPRISLKFTTRISTRREQHPARVAMVVVEPEEKRVSVVWQSTLRVPAPDADYLDETEIAEGGAAS; via the coding sequence ATGTGGGCGCTAAAGAACCGCACGGCCTATGCCGCTGAGCGCAACTGGACGCGTGACAAGGGCGGGGTCCACTGGTGGCTCGTTGCAGTCAAGGCGACATTCAACTTCGCGCCAGGGGGCCGGCTCATGCTGGCGGACGAGCAACCGCCCCCTGTGCTGATGCCGGAGTACTTTGGTGAACCCGGCCTTTCGAGTCTGCGATTCGACTCGGAGCTCCTCGCGGCCAAGCCAAGCACGGATGTGCTGATCGTCGCGCATGCACACGCGCCCCAAGGAAAGCCTGCGCCAACGGTACCGGTTGCGCTCCGGATCGGACAGTTGCAGAAGATTCTACTCGTGCATGGAGATCGCACCTACAGCCGGGGATTGACCGGCGTAGCCACGACTCGGCCACAGTTGTTCACCCGACGCCCGATTCGATATGAATTTGCATTCGGGGGATGCGACCTATCAGACCCGGATCCCAAGAAACATTGTATCGACGAGCGGAACCCCATCGGACGCGGCTTCGCGCGGCGAATTGCGCACATCGTTGGAAAACCAGCCCACACGATCGAGTACCCCAGCGGCGAGCCCGCAGCGAATGGTCCAGCGGGGTTCGGCCCTATCGATCCATCCTGGCTCCCACGTCGTAAGCTCGCAGGGACGTATGATGCACGGTGGGAACAGTTGAAGAAGCCGCTGCTCCCGGATGACTTCGATCCCGCCTTTGCGCTGAGTGCTCCCACGGATCAGCGACTCCACAAGCCCCTCGTTGGTGGAGAGCGTGTCGAACTTGTGAACATGACTCCTGAAGGGGTCCTGCGCTTCGACCTTCCTCGCATTTCGCTCAAATTCACCACTCGCATCAGCACACGGCGCGAGCAGCACCCCGCGCGGGTGGCGATGGTGGTCGTGGAGCCTGAAGAGAAACGTGTCTCCGTGGTATGGCAAAGCACGCTGCGAGTTCCCGCCCCTGATGCGGACTATCTCGACGAAACAGAGATTGCCGAAGGAGGGGCTGCTTCATGA
- a CDS encoding thiamine pyrophosphate-dependent enzyme, giving the protein MTGYEALFDAFNAWGITTCTGVTGGGLLHLLRHMEPYPREVESSPKEGPRFFTLGEYAAGFVPLGSYLATGALGCCVATTGAATKLLSCGLSDAKLHDIPAVFLVPLASATSHGLCPLQDTSVHGNNIVDQLKAELPDGVFLLDEPSTLVSRLQQAQQRLQHSKPVVLVIEPMALNQRTGVDPGLFSALRPMEPDTARMRDFVETFRDAVDEGRRVVILAGEELARVPRAGRLTTQLCELLGAPIVWSINGANGVERHNPMGHGYISFGGNDAAMALWSSLGEDDILLVLGACPDEYTVNLQPYNAGQTFVITSIEDGYGQSNGSFAHRARHAFHQWVTPLDSALHALVEQLAVRPPRSRRARPAPSDLNERPRAPPRPGHVDMRRFFTRLDGLWAPGTIGFDDVCLSYKDRQYITQRPHSNARFFSLYRGSAMGNVLGLCIGARQASPEGHVVGFTGDGCFRLFAGCLSEASTLDLLLFVLDNGQYGIVEQVLPVTHPGLEPNRHHTALTRMNFGDVARACGWMAFDLKPDLANLDAIMGLHRARPGQSILVTVSVDTDQLLGPNPRAANL; this is encoded by the coding sequence TTGACGGGATACGAGGCGCTGTTCGACGCTTTCAATGCCTGGGGCATCACCACCTGCACCGGCGTCACCGGCGGCGGGCTCCTGCACCTGCTCCGTCACATGGAGCCCTACCCACGTGAGGTGGAGTCGTCACCGAAGGAGGGGCCCAGGTTCTTCACGCTCGGAGAGTACGCCGCGGGCTTCGTGCCCTTGGGAAGCTATCTGGCGACAGGGGCGCTGGGCTGCTGCGTGGCCACGACGGGGGCGGCGACCAAGCTGCTGTCCTGTGGGTTGAGCGACGCCAAGCTGCATGACATCCCCGCGGTGTTCCTGGTGCCACTGGCCTCCGCGACGAGCCATGGACTGTGCCCGCTCCAGGACACCTCCGTGCATGGCAACAACATCGTCGACCAGCTCAAGGCGGAGCTTCCCGACGGCGTGTTCCTGCTCGACGAGCCTTCGACGCTCGTCTCCCGGCTCCAGCAGGCCCAGCAGCGGCTTCAGCACTCCAAGCCCGTCGTGCTCGTCATCGAACCCATGGCGCTCAACCAGCGCACGGGCGTGGACCCCGGCCTGTTCTCCGCCCTCCGCCCCATGGAGCCCGACACGGCGCGGATGCGCGATTTCGTGGAGACGTTCCGGGATGCCGTGGATGAAGGCCGCCGCGTCGTCATCCTCGCGGGTGAGGAGCTGGCGCGTGTCCCCCGGGCCGGGCGCCTCACCACGCAGCTCTGCGAGCTCCTGGGCGCGCCCATCGTCTGGAGCATCAACGGCGCCAACGGCGTCGAGCGCCACAACCCCATGGGCCATGGCTACATCTCCTTTGGTGGGAACGACGCCGCCATGGCGCTCTGGTCGAGTCTTGGCGAGGACGACATCCTGCTCGTGCTCGGTGCCTGCCCGGACGAGTACACCGTCAACCTCCAGCCCTACAACGCGGGGCAGACCTTCGTCATCACCTCCATCGAGGATGGCTACGGCCAGTCGAACGGGAGCTTCGCGCACCGCGCCCGCCACGCGTTCCACCAATGGGTGACGCCCCTGGACAGCGCCCTTCACGCACTCGTCGAGCAGCTGGCGGTCCGGCCTCCCCGCTCCCGGCGCGCTCGCCCCGCGCCATCGGACCTCAACGAAAGGCCGAGGGCTCCACCTCGTCCCGGCCATGTGGACATGCGGCGGTTCTTCACTCGCTTGGATGGGCTCTGGGCCCCTGGGACCATCGGCTTCGATGATGTCTGTCTTTCCTACAAGGATCGCCAATACATCACCCAGCGCCCCCACTCGAACGCGCGCTTCTTCTCCCTCTACCGGGGTTCGGCCATGGGCAACGTCCTGGGCCTCTGCATCGGCGCGCGGCAGGCCAGTCCCGAAGGGCACGTCGTGGGCTTCACGGGGGATGGGTGCTTCCGTCTCTTCGCGGGCTGTCTCTCCGAGGCCAGCACCCTGGACCTCCTGCTCTTCGTGCTCGACAACGGCCAGTACGGAATCGTCGAGCAGGTCCTGCCCGTCACGCATCCGGGCCTCGAGCCGAACCGCCACCACACCGCCCTGACCCGGATGAACTTTGGAGATGTCGCCCGTGCGTGCGGCTGGATGGCGTTCGACCTGAAGCCCGACCTGGCGAACCTGGACGCCATCA
- a CDS encoding serine hydrolase yields the protein MARRTLLRGLGAAGVGIAFTGSHPSAEAAPQQPRPRGAAVPQAPNAPGEITADGVTRALAVLDDIVKKDKAATTVPGIAVAVVYDGAVRYLKGFGERQAGVAGDVDPDTVFQLASVSKPLSSTVIAAALTRQLAKLGWNDAVQMVRPTFALADPWVSQHVTPADLFSHRSGLPDHAGDLLEDLGYTGEQIISKLFLYPLARFRDSYAYTNYGLTAGALAMATATGRSWQDLAREVLFTPLGMSSSSFSFAELQASKNRAALHTLVNGQWKPDLGANNDGQAPAGGGNASVRDLSRWLTMVLAGGNVPGLPSPLIAAAELQTIWKPSSVIHGPTELGGRSSFYGLGWNVDYENTGELRLSHSGAFERGASTAITVFPSKKLGIAVLTNSNPRGVPEAISAEFVDIVRYGASTRDWLAYIAPFVAEPVTEDQTKYSKPAVNPTPPRNLNAYVGTYPNRLYGDLTVSLRDGALSFTVGPKAERFPLMHYSGDDFYFQTTGENATGFSGALFAAPRNRVTSVTINAWNRDKLGVFTRR from the coding sequence ATGGCACGCAGGACGCTGCTGCGAGGCCTGGGGGCCGCAGGCGTCGGAATCGCCTTCACGGGGAGCCATCCGAGTGCGGAGGCGGCCCCGCAGCAGCCTCGTCCCCGAGGAGCGGCCGTGCCCCAGGCCCCCAACGCCCCGGGCGAAATCACCGCCGACGGCGTGACGCGGGCGCTGGCCGTCCTCGACGACATCGTCAAGAAGGACAAGGCGGCCACCACCGTGCCCGGAATCGCGGTCGCCGTGGTCTACGACGGAGCGGTCCGCTACCTCAAAGGGTTCGGGGAACGACAGGCGGGAGTCGCGGGAGACGTGGACCCCGACACCGTGTTCCAGCTCGCCTCCGTCTCCAAGCCCTTGAGCTCGACGGTCATCGCCGCCGCGCTGACGCGACAACTGGCCAAGCTGGGCTGGAACGACGCCGTCCAGATGGTTCGCCCGACCTTCGCCCTGGCCGACCCCTGGGTGAGCCAGCACGTCACGCCCGCGGACCTGTTCTCACATCGCAGCGGACTGCCCGACCACGCGGGGGACCTGCTCGAGGACCTGGGCTACACCGGAGAGCAGATCATCTCGAAGCTGTTCTTGTATCCCCTGGCGCGGTTCCGCGACTCGTATGCCTATACCAACTACGGCCTGACGGCCGGGGCCCTGGCGATGGCCACGGCGACGGGGCGCTCGTGGCAAGACCTGGCGCGCGAGGTGCTCTTCACGCCCCTGGGGATGAGTTCCTCCAGCTTCTCCTTCGCGGAGCTCCAGGCGAGCAAGAACCGCGCGGCGCTGCACACCCTGGTGAACGGGCAATGGAAACCGGACCTGGGCGCGAACAACGATGGGCAGGCGCCCGCGGGTGGCGGCAACGCCTCGGTGCGGGACCTGTCCCGGTGGCTGACGATGGTGCTCGCGGGAGGCAACGTCCCAGGGCTGCCGAGCCCGCTGATTGCCGCCGCGGAGCTCCAGACCATCTGGAAGCCCAGCAGCGTCATCCATGGGCCGACGGAGCTCGGAGGACGGAGCAGCTTCTACGGCCTGGGCTGGAACGTGGACTACGAGAACACGGGGGAGTTGCGCCTGAGCCACTCGGGCGCGTTCGAGCGCGGCGCTTCGACGGCCATCACCGTGTTCCCGTCCAAGAAGCTGGGCATCGCGGTGCTGACGAACTCGAACCCTCGCGGTGTCCCCGAAGCCATCTCCGCCGAGTTCGTCGACATCGTGCGCTACGGCGCGTCGACACGGGACTGGCTGGCCTACATCGCTCCGTTCGTGGCCGAGCCCGTGACGGAAGACCAGACGAAGTACTCCAAGCCCGCGGTGAATCCGACGCCCCCACGGAACCTGAACGCGTACGTCGGCACCTACCCGAATCGCCTCTACGGCGACCTCACCGTGTCGCTGCGTGATGGCGCGCTGTCGTTCACCGTGGGGCCCAAGGCAGAGCGCTTCCCGCTCATGCACTACAGCGGTGACGACTTCTACTTCCAGACCACGGGAGAGAACGCGACCGGGTTCTCGGGAGCGCTCTTCGCCGCGCCTCGGAACCGCGTCACCTCGGTGACCATCAACGCGTGGAATCGGGACAAGCTGGGCGTCTTCACCCGCCGCTAG
- a CDS encoding class I SAM-dependent methyltransferase translates to MAHEHPIPAPHHHVPGFGADRAAHYDAQAAVSLAGFQAVYELGVSALTAQLDGQDTASLLFVGLGTGAELVPYTGFDVPGWCFTGVEPSEPMLDVARKRLASEGILSRTRLHLGELHTLPPGPPFDGAQLMGVLHHVEGDAARLALLREVTRRLKPGAPLVLGCRIGKDPELSNIELRRWRAYGIPQEELERKRHHLATMRPIESDAALFSLLAQSGLVSPRTLFVSLQFKVFLARFEPGAAV, encoded by the coding sequence GTGGCCCACGAACATCCCATCCCCGCACCGCATCACCACGTCCCGGGCTTCGGTGCCGACCGCGCTGCGCACTACGACGCCCAGGCCGCCGTCAGCCTCGCTGGCTTCCAGGCCGTGTATGAGCTGGGCGTCAGCGCGCTGACCGCGCAGCTCGATGGCCAGGACACGGCGTCGCTGCTCTTCGTGGGGCTGGGCACGGGTGCGGAGCTGGTGCCCTACACCGGCTTCGACGTGCCGGGCTGGTGCTTCACGGGCGTGGAGCCGTCCGAGCCCATGCTCGACGTGGCTCGCAAGCGCCTGGCCTCGGAGGGAATCCTTTCGCGGACGCGGCTGCATCTGGGGGAGCTGCACACCCTGCCTCCTGGGCCGCCGTTCGACGGGGCGCAGCTGATGGGGGTGTTGCATCACGTGGAAGGGGACGCGGCGCGGCTCGCGCTGTTGCGCGAGGTGACGCGGCGGCTCAAGCCCGGCGCGCCCCTGGTCCTGGGATGTCGCATTGGCAAGGACCCCGAGCTGTCGAACATCGAGCTGCGCCGGTGGCGGGCCTACGGCATTCCGCAGGAGGAGCTGGAGCGCAAGCGCCACCACCTGGCGACGATGCGGCCCATCGAGTCCGATGCCGCGTTGTTCTCGCTGCTCGCCCAGAGTGGGCTCGTGTCGCCGCGCACGCTCTTCGTGTCACTGCAGTTCAAGGTCTTCCTCGCGCGCTTCGAGCCCGGGGCCGCGGTCTGA
- a CDS encoding SAM-dependent methyltransferase, translating to MWNERYSEAFASYGTEPNDFLREVAARIPDGPVLCLAEGEGRNAVFLAKRGHAVTAVDLSEVGLANAAKLASERGVALTTVLADLGTYDPGEARWAGIVSIWAHVPPDVRARLHAACVRALRPGGAFVLEAYTPRQLERPGKGGPSAASLLMTPGSLREELSGLRIERCVEVDRDVSEGRFHQGPSTTVQVLAFKPAP from the coding sequence ATGTGGAATGAACGGTACTCGGAGGCCTTCGCCTCATACGGCACGGAGCCGAACGACTTCCTGCGCGAGGTCGCCGCGCGGATTCCGGACGGCCCGGTGCTCTGTCTGGCGGAAGGGGAGGGAAGGAACGCGGTCTTCCTGGCGAAGCGGGGCCATGCCGTCACGGCCGTGGACCTGTCGGAGGTGGGACTGGCCAACGCGGCGAAGCTCGCATCGGAGCGAGGTGTCGCGCTCACCACCGTCCTCGCGGACCTGGGGACGTACGACCCCGGAGAGGCCCGCTGGGCGGGCATCGTCTCCATCTGGGCGCATGTCCCGCCAGACGTTCGCGCGCGCCTCCATGCGGCCTGCGTGAGGGCGCTGCGGCCGGGAGGCGCCTTCGTGCTCGAGGCCTATACGCCGCGACAGCTCGAGCGGCCCGGAAAGGGTGGCCCGTCGGCTGCGTCACTGCTGATGACGCCAGGGAGTCTGCGGGAAGAGCTCTCGGGCCTGCGCATCGAGCGCTGTGTCGAGGTCGACCGTGATGTCTCCGAGGGGCGCTTCCACCAGGGCCCGAGCACCACGGTGCAGGTGCTGGCCTTCAAGCCCGCGCCGTGA